Within Epilithonimonas zeae, the genomic segment ATCCTAAAATTAGCGAATGATATTCCGTTTGGATTAGGAAATTCGGTTTGGACTAAGGATAAAAAACGTGCGCAATTTTTCATCGATAATCTGGAATCCGGAACAGTTTCTATCAATAAAACTACAAGCTCTGATACACGATTGCCTTTTGGTGGTGCAAAATCTTCTGGTTATGGCGTAGAGTTGTCTCTACACGCTATTAAAGAATTTACTCAAGTAAAAACTGTGGTTGGAAATATTTAAAATATTGACTTAGCTGATAAAAATAAAACCCGCTCAAATTATTTTGAGCGGGTTTCTATTTGTTAACAAATCTTTTTTTATGTCGAATCCCATAGCCCCGATAGTAGCGGTTACCCCGCAGTGGAGTGAGAGAGTTGGAGGGTTTGGTGTTGCCAAGCGCTGGAACGAGGAGTATGAGCGGATAGCGGGATTAAGCTCCTAAAATTATTTCAGATTGTTAGAAGCCAGTGTCTTAGCTGAAGCCAAAGAATCTGCTTTTGCTTTTTTCTCTTGCTCCACCTGCTGAATCACCGCATCACGATTCTCCTGCTCTTTCATAATTTCGGCCAATTGTGGTTGGATGATTTGGTTCATCTCGTCTTCAGAAATATTGTTGGCTTCCGGTGATTCTAAAAGTTTTTTCCAAGGTCTGCGCTGTCCCCAAGGATAATCGCCATAGACAATCAATGGAGTTCCTTTGGCTCTGGTGGTTGCTCCACCTTTGTTAAGAATCCAGGTGTCTACCCAGGTGTACATCCATTTGGCGTCCTCTTCCAACATGCGCAAGCAAGAGTGCGACGCAGGATAGCCAGGCATTGCGTACTGATGCCAGCCGATGCCGTCAAAATTGGCAACATTCACGTTCCAACGAAGTTTCCACTCGTCACTAACTGTTGAGATGGCGACTTCTTTTTTCCAGTTGGCGAACATCAAACCGGTTTTGGTTTTGGTTGCTTTTTTCCCCATACTTGTTGGACCCCATTTGATAAGATTTCCATATTCATAAACGCCAAAAGCCTGAATAGGGTAGGAAAAGAAAACGAATTTTTTGACATTTTCCAAAGTCGTAACATGGCCAGGAAACGGAGAATATCTCAGAAAATCTTCTTCTATTTTTGCAGGAACAACCAATGTGTCAGCAGCTCCGATATTAGCTCTGTCCAATCTATTAAGTGCCAAAATGGTGTAAAGTGCTTTTCCCGTAAATTCTTTTTTGTTCTTCTGAGAAACAGAATCTGTGTTTTTGTAAACCCACGGGAAATATCCAAAATCCTTTCTTGGAATAACTACATCGGGAACATTTGGTCTTTCTTCTTCTTTTACACTATCCTCTTTTTTCTCATCAGAAGTCACAATATCTGATGAGGATGTGCTTTTTGAGTCAGAAGATGAAATAGCTTCATCCTTTTTACATTGGATCAAGCTTAAAGAAATAACGATAAATAAAGGAAATAATTTGGAAATTGTGTTTCTGTTCATAGTTTTTAATTGTCGTCCTATAAATTACAAAAAGAATACCAATTAATCTAGAAAATTGTAGTTTGAAAAATAATTTATAAATTTGTGAAACAAAAGGAAATGGTGTTCTTCCTTGCCCAACCGTCTCGTTACCTTCGAGTCTGATGACGCCTGATTAAAATAAGATTCATCTTTATTATCAGGAAAAGTATGTCAAAAAATCAACAAAAATCAAATCGTCGAAAAAGTTTAATTATTCTGAAGGTCTTCTTTAGACATTATCCTTCTCTTCCTTATATTACTAAATGGCTTCTGATAAGTCTGCTGATTGGAGCTATAATAGGAAGTGCATCTGCATTTTTTCTGCAAACATTGGATTGGGTAACCAATTTCCGTGAAGCACATATTTGGATAATTGCTTTGTTGCCTTTAGCAGGACTTTTTGTAGGTCTGATGTATCATAAAATAGGCAAAAGTGTTGAGGCTGGAAATAATCTTTTGATTGATACGATTCATAATCCAAAAGAAATTATTCCTTTCAGGATGGCGCCTTTGGTTTATCTGGGAACGATGATTACGCATTTGTTTGGAGGTTCTGCAGGAAGGGAAGGAACAGCAATCCAAATGGCCGGTTCTATTGCGGACCAATTTACGAAACTTTTAAGATTGACTTCTGAAGAAAGAAAAATCTTAATTATTTCTGCAATAGCGGCTGGGTTTGGTTCTGTTTTCGGGACACCTTTGGCTGGAGCAATTTTCGGGTTGGAAGTTTTTTTGATTGGCCGATTAAAATACAATGCAATTTTTCCTGCTTTTTTAGCTTCGATTATTGCTGATTTGGTGACCAAATTATGGAATACACATCACACTCATTATCAAATCAATCTTATTCCAGAACTATCTTTTCAAAATATTTTTTATGCTTTGATTGCCGGAATCTGTTTTGGGATTTGTGCGGCTTTGTTCAGCAAAACCATACATAAAGCTGGAACTTTTTTCAAATCAAAAATCAAGTATCCGCCACTAAGACCTTTTGTTGGTGGAATTATTGTGGTTATTGGCGTTTGGCTTTTGGGAACAACCAAATTCATTGGTTTGGGAATTCCGACGATTCAGGATTCTTTTCAAGAGCAATTGATGCCTTATGATTTTGTATTGAAAATGATTTTTACAATCGTGACTTTAGCATCTGGATTCAAAGGAGGTGAGGTTACGCCGTTATTCTTTATTGGAGCAACTTTGGGAAATGCTATAAGTTATTTCATTCCGCTTCCAACCGCACTTTTGGCAGGAATGGGATTTGTGGCCGTTTTCGCAGGAGCGACTAATACACCGCTGGCTTGCAGTGTGATGGCAATAGAATTATTCGGTGCAGAATGTGGTGTTTATGTGGCGATTGCTTGCGTAGTTTCTTACTTGTTTTCCGGAATATCTACGATTTATAACCGACAAATGATTGGCGAGGCAAAGCATCAGCGATTCCAAAATAATTCTGGGAAAAGGTTTAATGAGCTTTAATTATTTATTCTTAGAAACAATATCCTGAATGATTTGTTTTGCGTGAATTCTGGAATTCTCTATAAACCAAAGATGTGTATCTTTTCCGCCGCAAACTACGCCAGCGAGATAAATTCCTTTCACATTACTTTCCATCGTTTCTTTATCGTAATGAGGATTGAGACAATTACCTTTCAAATTGATTCCGATGTTTTTCAGGAATTCAAAGTCGGGTAGATAACCGGTCATTGCGAGAACGAAATCATTTTCAATTTCCTTGATTTCTCTTTTACTCGTTTTGAAAACTGCAGAGTGTGGTTTGATTTCCAAAAGTTCAGCCCCAAAAAAAGCTTTGATACTTCCTTCTTTAATTCGGTTTTCGATGTCTGGCTTTACCCAATATTTTACACTTTTAGAAATCTCGTTGTTGCGGATAATCATCGTTACGTTGCCGCCTTTTCTGTAAATTTCCAAAGCTGCATCTACAGAAGAATTGCTGGATCCAATAACTACAACATTCTGAAACGCATAAGGATAGGGTTCGGTGTAATAATGCCTGACTTTTGGCAAATCTTCCCCAGGAATATTCATCATATTCGGAATATCATAAAAGCCAGTCGCAATAATCACATTCTTTGCAAAATAAATCTGCTTGCTGGTTTCTATTTGGAAAAAAGTAGATTTCTGAATATTAATCACTTTTTCATAAGGTCGGATGTTGATTTCTTTTGCTCGTGCAATTCCCTGATAATATTCGAGAGCGTCTTGTCTGCCAGGTTTCGGTTTGGTTGTAATGAAGGGGATGTCGTCAATTTCCAATCGGTCGGCTGTCGAAAAAAAAGTCATATACAACGGATAATTGTAAAGACTATTTGCCACCGTTCCTTTTTCGATAACGATGTATTTCAGGTTATTTTTTTTCGCTTCCAAAGCGCTCGCTAGACCAATTGGACCGCCGCCAACAATAAGAACATCGTATAACTCCATCTCACAAATTTACAAAGAAAATCGGCTAAAAATCTGCATCCTCCCACGTTTCGAATCTTGTAACATTCTGCAGTAGCTTTCGGTTTTCATTTCTCAGCTCTTCCATTTGATTCAGAAGTTTATGAATGATTTCAATTCCAGGCAGATTAACTTCCAGATCGTAATGCCAGTTTGCAAAGCGTTCCAGATGCGGCAATTCCTCGTAAATAATATAGCGTACACTATCCTCTGTCTCTGGATGCAGCAATTCCGAATCGATGAGCTGGTCCAGAAAGCTATAATCGATTTTATACAGTCGGATGACTTCTTCTATGGAGATTCTTTCGTTCATTGCTATGAATTTTTGAGTTGTTGAAACAGTCCTTTCTGTTTTTCTGTAAGATTGGTCGGGATTTTTATATTGTAAGTAACATATAAATCACCGAATTCACCTTCTTTTTTGTAAACCGGAAAACCTTTGCCTTTCAGTCTTACGGTTGTGCCGTTTTGTGTTTCTGGTTTTACTTTCAGACTTACAGAACCATCAAGCGTTTGTATCGTGACATCGCCACCCAAAACGGCTGTGTATAAATCAATATCTAGGGAAGTTCTGAGGTTATCACCTTCCCGTTTAAAGTCTTTGTCTTCTGCAATGTTGAATGTGATGTATAGGTCGCCGTTCGGACCTCCATTAATGCCGGGATTGCCGTGACCTTTCAGCTTGATTTGCTGTCCGTCGTAGACACCGGCCGGAATTGTTATGCGTACCTTTTTGCCATTAATGTCGAAAATTTGCTGATGTGTTTTGGCTGCGTCTTTCAGACCAAGTGTCAACTCTGCAGAAACATCCTGGCCTTTGAATTTTCCGCTCGCACTACCTCTCGCACTTCTCCCAAAACCGTTGCTGCCACCGAACATCGATTGGAAAAAATCTGAAAAATCTTCGCCTTCGCCAAAATCTGCTCCTGAAAATCCGCCGCCAAAATTTCCGGAATATTGTTGTTGTTGCCTCTGCTGTTGTTGGGCACGCTCATATTCTTCACCGTGTTTCCAATGTTCACCATATTTGTCGTACTTCGCACGGTTTTCCGAATTGCTCAGCACCTCATTCGCTTCATTGATTTCCTTGAATTTTTTTTCTGCTTCCTTGTCAGTCGGATTCATATCCGGATGATATTTCCTTGCCAGCTTTCTGTAGGCTTTTTTGATGTCGTCCGCAGTCGCATTTTTTTCAAGTCCAAGAATTTTATAATAGTCTATAAATGCCATTTTATCAGTTGGTTTTTATCAAAATTTGCCTTCCTAAGTTAGCAATTATTATCACAAAATAAAAGATTAATTCGAAGATTTTTTAGGTGTATCAGGTTTCAGGTTCCGATCATCTTTACACTGTTTTCTGCTGTATTTTTTTGTTGACGCTCAGTCGACTTTGTTCCGCCTTGCAACAACTTTGCAAACCCCTGCTATTTCTGTTCCACCCAAATCAATTGAGAGGTTTCATAACCAATGGCTCTTGCTTTTTCCAAAAATCTATTTTTGATATTATCTGGAATCGTTTTTTCGCGAGACAGAATCCACAGGTAATCCAGATTCTTTCCTGCAACCAAAGCATATTTGTAATCATCATCCAAATCAACCACATTATAACCTGCCCAAAAAGGTTTGAAGAAAGAAACCTTCAGTCTTGCTTCATTTTCAGAATTCACAAACTTCGCTTCACCTGTACTTTGCTTCCATTCGTTCTTTACGTAATCGTAACCTTTGTTTTCAACTTTAATTGTTCCGTCAGCATTTTTAGAATAAGTCGCTGTGACCTGATTCATATTTTTCTCAAATCGATAATCGAATCTTGCAATCTCATACCATCTTCCAAGGTACTTCTCCGAATCAAAATTCTGAATGGCTGCCGCTTTTTCTGGTATTCCGGCAGAACAAGAATTAAGAAGGAAAATTCCTAAAACACCTAATGAAACTGGTATTGCTAGTTTTATAAATGATTTTTTCATTTTTTATTTTTCAGTCATTATTCAAAAATGATTCCATCAAAAATTGATTTAATATTTAACTTCAATCAAAATGATAATCAATTCAATATTTTATTAAGGAATTTGATTATTTTTACAGAAATAAAAGTTAAATAATTAATAATCCATGAAACTAAAATTACTTTCTATATTTTCTTTGGTTTTGTTCAGTCAGGCTTTTGCTCAGTCGGATAAATTCTATGCTACAACAGACTCAGAAAATGCAAAAGAGTTAAAAGATAAATTTCCGGAAGAAATTGAAATTTTTGGTGCAACAGGCAATCAATCTGCTGTTTTCCTAACTAAAAAAGCTGCAGAATTTCTTCATCACAATGTGATCACACACGGTCCTGGTTATGTTTACAAATCTTCGAAAGAAGAAGCGTTATCAGCAATCAACAAAGCCAAAAAATCGAATAAAATTTTAGCATTTACGATTGACCAAGATGCTGCTGTAAATTCTGCTATTGCAAAAGTAAGCGCGGATAATATCAAAGCTCATATTCAGGTTTTGGAAAATTATGGCACGCGTCATCATACCACGGCAAAGGCTCAAACGGCTGTTCAGGATTTGAAAGCGAAATGGGAAGGTTTGATTGCGACTTCCGGAAGAACAGATGTTTCTGTAAGAATTGTAAATCACGTTGGAACGCCAATGCCTTCTTTGGTTTTTACAATCAATGGAACAACTGCGCCTAATGATTTTATCATTGTTGGAGCGCATATGGATTCTATTACTAATAATGTGAATAACGCGCCAGGAGCGGATGATGATGCTTCTGGAATTGCAACTATTACGGAAATGATCAGAGTTCTTTTGGATGTCAATTATAAACCATCAAAAACGGTTGAATTTATGGCGTTTGCTGCGGAAGAAATCGGTTTGGTTGGCTCGTCCGAGATTGCTCAGGATTATGCAAGTAATAATAAAAATGTAGTTTCTTTTGTTCAGTTTGATATGACAAATTATAAAGGTTCTACAAGAGATATTTATTTAACAACTGACCCTTACAACAGTAATGACCTTAATTTATTTTTGATTGAATTAATGGAGCATTACAACAAAACCGGAACTCACGCTTTCACTTACGGAAATACGATTTGTAACTATGGCTGTTCTGACCATTTTAGTTGGGCAGATAATGGTTATGATGCGTCTTTTCCTTTCGAAGCTTCTTTTTCACAGTATAATCCAAGTATCCATACAACCAATGATAAATTGTCTAATATGGGGAACAGTGCAACACACGCTGCGAAATTTGCAAAACTCGGGTTGGAGTTCATTGTAGAAACTGCAAAAGGTTCTGTATTGGCTGTTTCCGATGTTACCAACAATTCGGTTAATATTTTCGTGAAAGATAAGTTTCTGAATTATCAGTTAGGAAAAGAAACCATAGAATCTGTGGTAATTGTTGATACAAGCGGAAGACAATTATTGGAATCTAAAAATCTTCTGTCCTTCGGGAAAATCGATTTGAATAAAATTAATAATGGTTTTTACTTAGCGGTTTTCAAGACTAAGGCAGGAAAGATTGTTACGAAGAAATTTATCTTAGAATAATCATCAATCAAATAATAAAAAAAGCGAAAATAGGATTCTACTTTCGCTTTTTATTTTGATAAATTCTGAATTTAATATTCCGGAGCAAGTTCAATAATTAGTCCTTCCAATTCTGGAGTCACAGGAATTTGACAACCTAATCTGCTGTTAGGTTTGACATTGAAAGCTTCTGCAAGCATTGCGTCTTCATCCGGCAACATTTCCGGAAGAGGAATATCCTCACTCAAAACATAACATTGGCAAGAGGCACACATCGCCATTCCGCCGCAGATTCCGATAGTTCCTTCTTCAGCTAACTCGTACGCACGGACAACTTCCATTAAGCTCATTGCCATATCTGTTGGTGCAGGAATTGTGTGAGAAACCCCGTTTCTGTCTATGATTGTAATATTAACGTCTGACATTTTGCAAAGATAAGAGATAGATTTTACACAAAAGATGTCAGATGTTAGATTTTTCGATTTTACGCAAAAAAAGAGAATTGTAAAAAACTCTCTTTTTTATTAAATATGAAATTAAATTTTATTCTAATCTCTAACTTCTGAAATCTAATATCTGTTTTAATCAATAGATTTTACAACTGCTTTTTCAGCTTCTTTTCTGGTTCCGTCGAAACCGTCAACACCGCTTACAGTTGTATATTTCAGAACGAATTTTTTTCCAGGATTCAGTCTGTTGTAAACACTTTGAACCATCAAAGTAGCTTCGTGGAAACCGCAAAGAATTAACTTCAATTTTCCGGGATATGTATTGATGTCACCAATAGCGTAGATACCTTCAACATTAGTTTGGTAATCTAAGGCATTGTTTACTTTGATTGCATTTTTCTCGATTTCTAATCCCCAATCTGATAAAGGGCCTAATTTAGGTGTCAATCCAAATAGTGGAATCAAATAATCGGTTTCGATGATTGATTTCTCTCCGGCTTTCTCGATTTCGATTGCAGATAAAGTTTCATCGCCAATCAAACCTGTAACTTCTGCTGGTGTAATCAGGTTAATTTTTCCCTGATGTTTCAACTCTGTAACTTTTTCTACAGAATCCAAAGCGCCACGGAACTCATTTCTTCTGTGAATCAAAGTGACTGAAGAAGCTACATCAGCCAGGAAAACAGACCAATCTAACGCAGAGTCTCCACCTCCGGCAATCACGATTTTTTTGTCACGGAACATTTCCGGTTCTCTTACGAAATATTCAACACCTTTTTCTTCAAACTTATCGATGTTTTCTAGCTCTGGTTTTC encodes:
- a CDS encoding L,D-transpeptidase, which encodes MNRNTISKLFPLFIVISLSLIQCKKDEAISSSDSKSTSSSDIVTSDEKKEDSVKEEERPNVPDVVIPRKDFGYFPWVYKNTDSVSQKNKKEFTGKALYTILALNRLDRANIGAADTLVVPAKIEEDFLRYSPFPGHVTTLENVKKFVFFSYPIQAFGVYEYGNLIKWGPTSMGKKATKTKTGLMFANWKKEVAISTVSDEWKLRWNVNVANFDGIGWHQYAMPGYPASHSCLRMLEEDAKWMYTWVDTWILNKGGATTRAKGTPLIVYGDYPWGQRRPWKKLLESPEANNISEDEMNQIIQPQLAEIMKEQENRDAVIQQVEQEKKAKADSLASAKTLASNNLK
- a CDS encoding voltage-gated chloride channel family protein, which produces MSKNQQKSNRRKSLIILKVFFRHYPSLPYITKWLLISLLIGAIIGSASAFFLQTLDWVTNFREAHIWIIALLPLAGLFVGLMYHKIGKSVEAGNNLLIDTIHNPKEIIPFRMAPLVYLGTMITHLFGGSAGREGTAIQMAGSIADQFTKLLRLTSEERKILIISAIAAGFGSVFGTPLAGAIFGLEVFLIGRLKYNAIFPAFLASIIADLVTKLWNTHHTHYQINLIPELSFQNIFYALIAGICFGICAALFSKTIHKAGTFFKSKIKYPPLRPFVGGIIVVIGVWLLGTTKFIGLGIPTIQDSFQEQLMPYDFVLKMIFTIVTLASGFKGGEVTPLFFIGATLGNAISYFIPLPTALLAGMGFVAVFAGATNTPLACSVMAIELFGAECGVYVAIACVVSYLFSGISTIYNRQMIGEAKHQRFQNNSGKRFNEL
- a CDS encoding YpdA family putative bacillithiol disulfide reductase, whose product is MELYDVLIVGGGPIGLASALEAKKNNLKYIVIEKGTVANSLYNYPLYMTFFSTADRLEIDDIPFITTKPKPGRQDALEYYQGIARAKEINIRPYEKVINIQKSTFFQIETSKQIYFAKNVIIATGFYDIPNMMNIPGEDLPKVRHYYTEPYPYAFQNVVVIGSSNSSVDAALEIYRKGGNVTMIIRNNEISKSVKYWVKPDIENRIKEGSIKAFFGAELLEIKPHSAVFKTSKREIKEIENDFVLAMTGYLPDFEFLKNIGINLKGNCLNPHYDKETMESNVKGIYLAGVVCGGKDTHLWFIENSRIHAKQIIQDIVSKNK
- a CDS encoding chaperone modulator CbpM encodes the protein MNERISIEEVIRLYKIDYSFLDQLIDSELLHPETEDSVRYIIYEELPHLERFANWHYDLEVNLPGIEIIHKLLNQMEELRNENRKLLQNVTRFETWEDADF
- a CDS encoding DnaJ C-terminal domain-containing protein, which codes for MAFIDYYKILGLEKNATADDIKKAYRKLARKYHPDMNPTDKEAEKKFKEINEANEVLSNSENRAKYDKYGEHWKHGEEYERAQQQQRQQQQYSGNFGGGFSGADFGEGEDFSDFFQSMFGGSNGFGRSARGSASGKFKGQDVSAELTLGLKDAAKTHQQIFDINGKKVRITIPAGVYDGQQIKLKGHGNPGINGGPNGDLYITFNIAEDKDFKREGDNLRTSLDIDLYTAVLGGDVTIQTLDGSVSLKVKPETQNGTTVRLKGKGFPVYKKEGEFGDLYVTYNIKIPTNLTEKQKGLFQQLKNS
- a CDS encoding lipocalin family protein, yielding MKKSFIKLAIPVSLGVLGIFLLNSCSAGIPEKAAAIQNFDSEKYLGRWYEIARFDYRFEKNMNQVTATYSKNADGTIKVENKGYDYVKNEWKQSTGEAKFVNSENEARLKVSFFKPFWAGYNVVDLDDDYKYALVAGKNLDYLWILSREKTIPDNIKNRFLEKARAIGYETSQLIWVEQK
- a CDS encoding M20/M25/M40 family metallo-hydrolase, giving the protein MKLKLLSIFSLVLFSQAFAQSDKFYATTDSENAKELKDKFPEEIEIFGATGNQSAVFLTKKAAEFLHHNVITHGPGYVYKSSKEEALSAINKAKKSNKILAFTIDQDAAVNSAIAKVSADNIKAHIQVLENYGTRHHTTAKAQTAVQDLKAKWEGLIATSGRTDVSVRIVNHVGTPMPSLVFTINGTTAPNDFIIVGAHMDSITNNVNNAPGADDDASGIATITEMIRVLLDVNYKPSKTVEFMAFAAEEIGLVGSSEIAQDYASNNKNVVSFVQFDMTNYKGSTRDIYLTTDPYNSNDLNLFLIELMEHYNKTGTHAFTYGNTICNYGCSDHFSWADNGYDASFPFEASFSQYNPSIHTTNDKLSNMGNSATHAAKFAKLGLEFIVETAKGSVLAVSDVTNNSVNIFVKDKFLNYQLGKETIESVVIVDTSGRQLLESKNLLSFGKIDLNKINNGFYLAVFKTKAGKIVTKKFILE
- a CDS encoding 2Fe-2S iron-sulfur cluster-binding protein; the encoded protein is MSDVNITIIDRNGVSHTIPAPTDMAMSLMEVVRAYELAEEGTIGICGGMAMCASCQCYVLSEDIPLPEMLPDEDAMLAEAFNVKPNSRLGCQIPVTPELEGLIIELAPEY
- a CDS encoding NAD(P)/FAD-dependent oxidoreductase; the protein is MFETDIIIIGAGPTGLFTVFEAGLLKLRCHLIDALPQPGGQLTELYPKKPIFDIPGFPSVDAGALVDNLMEQIKQFEPQFSLAQKAVSYEKTEEGDFIVTTSRGVKVKGKAIAIAGGLGSFDPRKPELENIDKFEEKGVEYFVREPEMFRDKKIVIAGGGDSALDWSVFLADVASSVTLIHRRNEFRGALDSVEKVTELKHQGKINLITPAEVTGLIGDETLSAIEIEKAGEKSIIETDYLIPLFGLTPKLGPLSDWGLEIEKNAIKVNNALDYQTNVEGIYAIGDINTYPGKLKLILCGFHEATLMVQSVYNRLNPGKKFVLKYTTVSGVDGFDGTRKEAEKAVVKSID